Proteins encoded in a region of the Pigmentiphaga litoralis genome:
- a CDS encoding peptidoglycan-binding domain-containing protein: MKTTHIPTAVLNELTFTGEQSTGSSGLAVKRLQEWLCYHDCSTPIDSDFGPATQAALKNFQLAKAFDPTGILTEETWNILVSPMASALSDGVGQNLGDRVGSIAANHLAVHPREFGGDNCGPWVRIYTGGHEGAKWKWCAGFASFVVHQAADELEVPSPIRGSLSCDELATQAKDAGRFVQGSGLFVNSDRKLQLGNSFIFLIRESANDWSHAGLGFSLTGQVFSTIEGNTNDVGSAEGYEVCARTRSVSKADFIGL; this comes from the coding sequence ATGAAAACAACGCATATTCCAACAGCTGTTTTAAACGAGCTAACTTTCACTGGCGAACAGTCAACTGGCTCGTCAGGACTTGCAGTAAAACGACTTCAGGAGTGGCTTTGCTATCATGACTGCTCGACACCAATAGACAGCGATTTTGGCCCAGCAACTCAAGCCGCATTAAAGAATTTCCAATTGGCTAAAGCATTTGATCCCACAGGAATTTTAACGGAAGAAACCTGGAACATTTTGGTGTCTCCTATGGCAAGCGCACTTTCGGATGGAGTTGGACAAAATCTCGGTGATCGTGTTGGAAGTATCGCTGCAAATCATCTAGCAGTTCATCCCCGGGAGTTTGGAGGCGATAATTGTGGGCCTTGGGTTCGTATTTATACGGGCGGGCACGAAGGTGCTAAGTGGAAGTGGTGCGCTGGATTTGCCAGCTTCGTTGTTCATCAAGCAGCGGACGAACTGGAAGTTCCATCTCCGATTAGGGGTTCATTAAGCTGCGATGAGCTTGCGACGCAGGCAAAAGACGCCGGAAGGTTTGTACAAGGATCAGGACTATTTGTTAATTCCGATAGGAAGCTTCAGCTCGGAAACTCGTTTATTTTTTTAATTCGGGAGTCGGCTAACGATTGGAGTCATGCTGGCCTTGGGTTTTCCCTCACTGGTCAGGTTTTTAGTACGATAGAAGGGAACACCAACGACGTAGGCAGTGCGGAAGGATACGAGGTTTGCGCCAGGACTCGGTCTGTATCGAAAGCCGACTTCATTGGCTTGTAA
- a CDS encoding C1 family peptidase translates to MTMLLIKGSTGAEVGRLAEALLRELGDDAGDFPNLAGMETIDADFDAAIRRWQAGVGLIADGVVGPLCQVLLEMIPPQGGKFASTPLTVAAVSRLFPATKPANIARYLPYIEAALGVCDLTDPPMVLGALGTIRSESEGFVPITEFPSKFNSDPGAAPFNRYDGRLGNDVPGDGFRYRGRGFVQLTGKFNYRKYGAKIDFPLETLPDLANAPEVAALLLATFLGDVAGKFRPACEKGDLATARKCVNGGSHGLDRFRSVFALAKTAWSTETHGVGAGKSPTFASRRTSLTSAKTKKDTDDLRDRLYQPGAISLPNEFPSSSDVQTYLARYTQVGLILDQGREGACTGFGLSCVINYLRWIKSGHPDKDFISVSPRMLYTLARRYDEYEGENYEGSSCRGAIKAWFSHGVCLEDDWPYSPEKSNPPHYGYAKRAASTTLGVYYRVETRSITDMQAALRQHGAVFVSAFTHDGWLDVPDTGGCPTSHQDLPEIEFDGRPSQVDGHAFALVGFDARGFIVQNSWGPSWGAGGFAILSYRDWLANAMDAWVVALGVAGVIEGRLVASNRDGSGVAGASIDKSKWWDASVAYQHSIVLGNDGRVMRYVSEDEKPRKLQQQVYALPDQWFRTTPAQQKKRLVLYAHGGLNSEKAAIDRASAMGRYFVANGCYPLFLVWKTGLLESLQGMLSESVRTPAARGDLAGTWTDASDALIEKTFARPLARPIWSEMKENAELAFAPRRGGELLLDALAALVETWGDQFELHLVGHSAGSIILGHLLSALRMRGALADRVTSIHLYAPACTVPFANKHYASDSRFMNRLFLDVLSDEVERADTVSAIYRKSLLYLVSNALEADLRTPILGLSNIWNPDYSGWDGSSDTAEALSAWRKAFDDAEGKVLDVVDTAKVRVGTEANGQAAQQKAAHGSFDNDVAVVARTLERITGGALSTPVDELRGF, encoded by the coding sequence ATGACGATGCTGTTGATCAAGGGATCTACCGGGGCGGAAGTTGGCAGGTTGGCCGAGGCGCTGTTGCGCGAACTCGGTGACGACGCTGGCGACTTTCCGAATCTTGCAGGCATGGAAACGATCGATGCGGACTTCGACGCCGCGATCCGCCGATGGCAGGCGGGGGTCGGGCTGATTGCCGATGGCGTCGTCGGTCCGTTGTGCCAGGTGCTGCTGGAAATGATTCCGCCGCAGGGCGGCAAGTTCGCCAGCACGCCGCTGACCGTGGCTGCCGTCAGCCGGTTGTTCCCGGCAACCAAGCCGGCCAACATCGCGCGCTACCTGCCCTACATCGAAGCGGCGCTGGGCGTGTGCGACCTGACCGATCCGCCGATGGTGCTGGGGGCGCTGGGCACGATCCGGTCCGAGTCCGAGGGCTTCGTGCCCATTACCGAATTTCCGTCCAAGTTCAACAGCGACCCGGGCGCGGCGCCGTTCAATCGGTATGACGGCCGGCTGGGCAACGATGTGCCGGGTGACGGCTTTCGCTATCGCGGCCGCGGTTTCGTCCAGTTGACGGGCAAGTTCAACTATCGGAAATACGGCGCCAAGATCGACTTTCCGCTGGAGACGCTGCCCGACCTGGCAAATGCGCCCGAAGTGGCCGCCTTGCTGTTGGCGACCTTTCTGGGCGACGTGGCCGGCAAGTTCCGGCCCGCGTGCGAAAAGGGCGACCTTGCCACCGCGCGCAAGTGCGTCAATGGCGGCAGCCACGGGCTGGACCGGTTCCGCAGCGTGTTCGCGCTGGCCAAGACGGCATGGAGCACGGAGACGCATGGCGTGGGCGCAGGCAAGTCGCCCACGTTCGCGTCGCGCCGAACGTCGTTGACCAGCGCCAAGACCAAGAAGGACACCGACGACCTGCGTGACCGGCTGTACCAGCCGGGTGCGATCAGCCTGCCCAATGAATTCCCGTCTTCCAGTGACGTGCAGACCTATCTGGCGCGCTACACGCAGGTCGGACTGATACTGGACCAGGGACGCGAAGGCGCGTGCACCGGCTTCGGATTGTCTTGCGTCATCAACTATCTGCGGTGGATCAAGTCCGGGCATCCCGACAAGGATTTCATCTCGGTCAGCCCGCGCATGCTGTACACCCTGGCCCGCCGCTACGACGAATACGAAGGCGAGAACTACGAAGGATCGAGCTGCCGCGGCGCGATCAAGGCGTGGTTCAGCCACGGGGTCTGCCTGGAAGACGACTGGCCCTACTCTCCCGAAAAATCCAACCCGCCGCATTACGGCTACGCCAAGCGCGCGGCCAGTACTACGCTGGGCGTCTATTACCGTGTCGAGACGCGGTCCATCACGGACATGCAGGCGGCGCTGCGACAGCACGGCGCGGTCTTCGTATCGGCATTCACGCACGATGGCTGGCTGGATGTGCCGGATACGGGCGGTTGCCCGACCAGCCATCAGGACCTGCCCGAGATCGAATTCGATGGCCGCCCCTCGCAGGTCGACGGCCATGCGTTTGCGCTGGTCGGCTTCGATGCGCGCGGGTTCATCGTGCAGAATTCCTGGGGCCCGAGTTGGGGCGCGGGCGGCTTTGCGATCCTGTCGTATCGCGACTGGCTGGCCAACGCGATGGATGCGTGGGTGGTGGCGCTGGGCGTCGCGGGCGTCATCGAGGGCCGGCTGGTCGCATCGAATCGCGATGGCAGTGGTGTCGCCGGCGCAAGTATCGACAAGAGCAAATGGTGGGATGCCTCGGTGGCCTATCAGCACAGCATTGTGCTGGGCAATGATGGCCGCGTGATGCGGTATGTAAGCGAAGACGAAAAGCCGCGCAAGCTGCAGCAGCAGGTCTATGCCCTGCCCGACCAATGGTTCCGCACGACACCCGCGCAACAGAAGAAGCGGCTGGTGCTGTATGCGCACGGCGGTCTGAACAGCGAAAAGGCGGCGATCGACCGGGCCAGCGCCATGGGCCGGTACTTCGTCGCCAACGGCTGCTACCCGCTTTTCCTGGTCTGGAAAACCGGGCTGCTGGAATCGTTGCAGGGCATGCTGTCCGAATCGGTGCGGACCCCGGCGGCCCGGGGCGATCTGGCCGGCACGTGGACGGATGCATCGGACGCCCTGATCGAAAAGACCTTTGCCCGCCCCCTGGCGCGCCCGATATGGTCAGAGATGAAAGAAAACGCGGAGCTGGCCTTTGCCCCGCGGCGCGGCGGCGAACTGCTGCTCGACGCGCTGGCGGCTTTGGTGGAGACCTGGGGCGATCAATTCGAATTGCATCTGGTCGGGCATTCGGCCGGGTCGATCATCCTTGGCCATTTGCTCAGTGCACTGCGCATGCGGGGCGCCCTGGCCGATCGCGTCACCTCGATCCATCTGTACGCGCCGGCATGCACCGTGCCGTTTGCCAACAAGCATTACGCCAGCGACTCGCGCTTCATGAACCGTCTCTTTCTGGACGTGCTGTCGGATGAGGTGGAACGCGCCGATACGGTGTCCGCCATCTACCGCAAGTCGCTGCTGTACCTGGTGTCCAATGCGCTGGAAGCGGATCTGCGCACGCCCATCCTTGGCCTGTCGAACATCTGGAACCCGGACTACTCAGGATGGGACGGATCATCGGATACCGCCGAGGCGCTGTCGGCATGGCGCAAGGCCTTCGATGATGCCGAGGGCAAGGTGCTGGATGTAGTCGACACGGCCAAGGTGCGCGTGGGCACTGAAGCCAACGGACAAGCGGCCCAGCAGAAGGCCGCGCACGGCAGCTTCGACAACGATGTTGCCGTGGTCGCCCGCACGCTGGAGCGCATTACCGGGGGCGCACTGTCCACACCGGTCGACGAACTGCGGGGGTTCTAG
- a CDS encoding patatin-like phospholipase family protein: MKRLDTLVDRRRKILQDPDLPEGHDNKWGLALSGGGIRSATFALGLVTALAKKKMLLRFDLLSTVSGGGYAGATIGRLFDRVRAKAAVVDADKGSTGDAARAVQEGLARDEATWTTWWLRANGRYLIPSGVLDGTLIVALYVRNVLAVHFELALLALLAGIFLACVNLFAWTGLAALGWIGGDTFFDAFRWLSPWLPVPWIALAVFTVIGAIQTSAFWCFPYVRKRGASHRAFAVVITAMIAIVALHPLFDTAPGRPGSVVREGLWVTMVALMFCWLLGALYAQRIWIKARRRLPDASSAAADVLSVLTQRLSNTFRWGIAFLALGIVERFAWHLAFEPSGFDTATVGIVLTIVAPALRAALPFASRLTNPTAGVRLGLLIGRGLGYLIVALLAAFWMSLAYRAVLGAYFDRTTLAFWPALTVAVLLMLPMAIYLAVTGRNIEFLNLSSLHSFYRARLVRSYLGAANYRRFEAAGPLDEGTLTPVPADLPLGKVVSEVEEVHLDDDVAINDYRPMDAGGPVHLITMCVNQTNDPRGGIFNRDRQGLPLTIVSGGYMREGIENWSEMRREEPLSLGTFIAISGAAIAPALGALTRGGISALAMFAGLRLGYWWSNERRNGEDTRSVHAWTGKSRRILNELRGRFQGTQGPDWFLTDGGHFENTGAYALLAERCRVIVVSDAGADPTYAFGDLENLVRKARIDLNADIRFMRPRNPPDLRLSPPVAELAQFGTIDDLASSKSNACMALATVIYAEDPLHPGILIYMKPNFFIGLPVDLVNFKAANPYFPQEPTSDQFFSESQWESYFLLGQEMGKALSIDLLNCIAAAPDAYFVQDTSSTLDKALTRDKNAVPAGAPATPMQAISRIPARIAVSTVKATVGLTAVAAIGASAWQGLEAWRTAREKSVDTERTALSSLSSTWLETQRARASDTPQRVEAVSRLATTLLYTADRICAHGQAEWFQQPGLAREIAIDAFAECRKLDVLASRSCAVLLQSVGNPASRTVNTCLGPLLERPPQRYETYWAYDYTTRASPHLLHPCDRYRQDLRLEAMPVTITDAVDPPAAGCRLGTFAFGVPGEAIVRTVMAGVNDGFQYLQRLAGLNTHDLWLSRFARDRGSDIAIADSSPAAAAPAPSALEPFPATDARVVASASVPAPAALPARPIAPPPPTVIDAEARAACSDVAIFVQVYDRESYDAALRLRGPWSAIQARFQPIENVQQSAEARGRPNLTPVTEPTIRYHRNDAAACAAYLWPVARQTLTLPGPVTPRPLAARFPSTPSTIEVWLPPRTAITTREAAAKTLTNGR, translated from the coding sequence GTGAAGCGGCTCGACACCTTGGTGGACCGGCGCCGCAAGATCCTGCAGGACCCGGACCTGCCGGAAGGGCATGACAACAAGTGGGGCCTGGCGCTGTCAGGGGGAGGCATCCGCAGCGCGACCTTTGCGCTGGGCCTGGTCACCGCACTGGCCAAGAAAAAGATGCTGCTGCGCTTCGACTTGCTGTCGACGGTGTCGGGCGGCGGGTATGCGGGGGCGACGATAGGCCGGCTGTTCGATCGGGTGCGGGCCAAGGCAGCCGTGGTGGATGCCGACAAGGGATCGACGGGCGATGCGGCCCGCGCGGTGCAGGAAGGCCTGGCGCGCGACGAAGCCACATGGACGACGTGGTGGCTGCGCGCCAACGGGCGGTATCTGATTCCCAGCGGCGTGCTCGATGGCACGTTGATCGTGGCGCTGTATGTGCGCAACGTGTTGGCCGTGCATTTCGAATTGGCGCTGCTGGCCCTGCTGGCGGGCATCTTCCTGGCCTGCGTGAACCTGTTCGCGTGGACAGGGCTGGCGGCGCTGGGATGGATAGGCGGGGATACCTTCTTCGACGCCTTTCGCTGGCTGTCGCCGTGGCTGCCGGTGCCGTGGATTGCGCTGGCCGTGTTCACCGTGATCGGGGCCATCCAGACGTCGGCCTTCTGGTGTTTTCCGTATGTGCGGAAACGAGGCGCGTCGCACCGCGCATTCGCCGTCGTGATCACGGCCATGATCGCGATCGTGGCCCTGCACCCGCTGTTCGACACGGCCCCCGGGCGCCCCGGCAGTGTGGTGCGCGAAGGGCTGTGGGTGACCATGGTCGCGCTGATGTTCTGCTGGCTGCTGGGCGCGCTGTATGCGCAGCGCATCTGGATCAAGGCGCGCCGCCGGCTGCCGGATGCCAGTTCGGCCGCGGCCGATGTGCTCAGTGTACTGACGCAGCGCCTGTCGAATACCTTTCGATGGGGCATTGCCTTTCTGGCGCTGGGCATTGTCGAACGATTCGCGTGGCATCTGGCGTTCGAGCCCAGTGGCTTTGACACCGCCACGGTCGGCATCGTGCTGACCATCGTGGCGCCGGCCTTGCGGGCCGCCCTGCCCTTTGCATCGCGCTTGACGAATCCCACCGCAGGCGTGCGCCTCGGGCTGCTGATTGGCCGCGGACTGGGCTATCTGATCGTCGCGCTGCTGGCGGCGTTCTGGATGTCGCTGGCCTATCGCGCGGTGCTGGGCGCGTACTTCGATCGCACCACGCTGGCCTTCTGGCCGGCGCTGACCGTGGCGGTGTTGCTGATGCTGCCGATGGCGATCTACCTGGCGGTGACCGGACGCAATATCGAATTCCTGAATCTGTCGTCGCTGCATTCCTTCTACCGCGCGCGCCTGGTGCGCAGCTATCTGGGCGCGGCCAATTACCGCCGCTTCGAAGCGGCGGGCCCGCTCGACGAAGGCACGCTCACCCCGGTCCCTGCCGACCTGCCGCTGGGCAAGGTCGTGAGCGAAGTCGAAGAAGTGCATCTGGATGATGACGTCGCGATCAACGACTACCGGCCCATGGATGCCGGAGGTCCGGTGCACCTGATCACCATGTGCGTGAACCAGACCAATGATCCGCGCGGCGGCATCTTCAACCGCGACCGCCAGGGCCTGCCGCTGACCATCGTGTCGGGCGGCTACATGCGCGAGGGCATCGAGAACTGGTCCGAGATGCGGCGCGAAGAACCGTTGAGCCTGGGAACCTTCATCGCCATTTCAGGCGCAGCCATCGCGCCGGCATTGGGTGCGCTGACGCGGGGCGGCATCTCGGCGCTGGCCATGTTCGCGGGCTTGCGGCTGGGGTATTGGTGGAGCAACGAGCGCCGCAATGGCGAGGACACCCGGTCGGTGCACGCGTGGACCGGCAAATCGCGACGCATACTGAACGAATTGCGCGGCCGCTTCCAGGGCACGCAAGGACCCGACTGGTTCCTGACCGACGGCGGGCATTTCGAGAACACGGGCGCCTACGCGCTGCTGGCCGAGCGCTGCCGGGTCATCGTCGTTTCCGACGCGGGCGCGGATCCGACCTATGCATTCGGCGACCTTGAGAATCTGGTACGCAAGGCGCGGATCGACCTGAATGCCGACATCCGTTTCATGCGGCCCCGCAATCCGCCCGACCTGCGCCTGAGTCCGCCCGTGGCCGAACTGGCGCAGTTCGGCACCATTGATGATCTGGCCTCGTCCAAGAGCAATGCGTGCATGGCGCTGGCCACCGTCATCTACGCCGAAGATCCGCTGCACCCCGGCATCCTGATCTACATGAAGCCGAATTTTTTCATCGGCCTGCCGGTGGACCTCGTCAACTTCAAGGCCGCCAATCCCTACTTTCCGCAAGAGCCGACGTCGGATCAGTTCTTTTCGGAGTCGCAATGGGAAAGCTACTTCCTGCTTGGACAGGAGATGGGCAAGGCGTTGTCGATCGATCTGTTGAACTGCATTGCCGCGGCGCCCGATGCCTACTTCGTGCAAGACACGAGCTCGACCCTCGACAAGGCGTTGACGCGTGACAAGAACGCCGTGCCGGCCGGCGCGCCTGCGACACCGATGCAGGCGATCTCGCGCATTCCGGCGCGTATCGCCGTGTCGACGGTAAAGGCGACAGTCGGACTGACCGCGGTCGCGGCCATCGGTGCATCGGCCTGGCAGGGCCTGGAAGCCTGGCGCACCGCGCGGGAAAAGAGCGTCGATACCGAACGCACGGCGCTTTCCAGCCTGTCGTCGACCTGGCTGGAAACGCAGCGAGCTCGCGCCTCGGACACGCCGCAACGCGTCGAAGCCGTGTCGCGTCTGGCGACCACGCTGCTGTATACCGCCGACCGTATCTGCGCCCACGGGCAGGCCGAGTGGTTCCAGCAGCCCGGGCTCGCGCGCGAAATCGCGATCGACGCTTTTGCGGAATGCCGCAAGCTCGATGTGCTGGCGTCGCGGTCGTGCGCCGTGCTGCTGCAGTCGGTCGGCAATCCGGCCAGCCGCACCGTGAACACCTGCCTTGGCCCCCTGCTTGAACGGCCGCCGCAGCGCTACGAAACCTACTGGGCCTACGACTACACCACCCGGGCATCGCCGCATCTGCTGCACCCGTGCGACCGGTACCGGCAGGACCTGCGCCTGGAAGCCATGCCGGTCACCATCACCGATGCGGTCGACCCACCCGCGGCCGGATGCCGGCTGGGCACATTCGCGTTCGGCGTGCCCGGCGAGGCCATCGTCCGCACGGTGATGGCGGGCGTCAACGACGGCTTCCAGTACCTGCAACGCCTGGCCGGCCTGAACACGCACGATCTGTGGCTGAGCCGGTTCGCGCGGGACAGAGGCAGCGACATTGCCATCGCGGACAGCAGTCCGGCTGCCGCAGCGCCTGCGCCGTCGGCCCTGGAGCCGTTTCCCGCCACCGACGCCAGGGTCGTCGCGTCTGCCAGCGTGCCCGCACCAGCGGCCCTGCCCGCCAGGCCCATCGCCCCGCCTCCACCCACCGTCATCGATGCCGAAGCGCGCGCTGCGTGCAGTGATGTCGCCATCTTCGTGCAGGTCTACGACCGCGAATCGTATGACGCGGCCCTGCGGCTGCGAGGACCGTGGTCGGCCATTCAGGCGCGCTTCCAGCCGATCGAGAACGTGCAGCAATCGGCCGAGGCGCGCGGCCGCCCCAACCTGACACCGGTTACCGAACCGACGATCCGCTATCACCGCAACGATGCCGCGGCATGCGCCGCTTACCTGTGGCCCGTGGCGCGGCAGACGTTGACCTTGCCGGGGCCGGTCACGCCTCGCCCGCTGGCGGCGCGCTTTCCCAGCACGCCGTCCACCATCGAAGTCTGGCTGCCGCCCCGGACAGCCATCACCACCCGGGAGGCGGCTGCAAAAACTTTAACAAACGGTCGATAG
- a CDS encoding SAM-dependent methyltransferase has product MSVPFVTPSVLPTASVHPRSTRNRPALAAVLVAALAFGTTALAQSPGYTYTPDVGQAGKDVVWVPTPQPVVDKMLELANITPKDTVLDLGSGDGRTVITAAKRGVKAHGVEYNPDMAALARANADKEGVSKMATFQTADLFEIDLSQATVITMFLLPTINERLRPKLLELPAGTRVVSNSFPMGDWKPDRSETVSQGCSNYCTALMWVVPAKAAGTWQLDGQRLTLKQSFQNLEGTLGTNAISDAKLEGKKIAFTSNGIRYEGMVEGNAMTGTAGGGKSWSARKS; this is encoded by the coding sequence ATGTCTGTCCCGTTCGTTACGCCGTCCGTCCTGCCCACCGCTTCGGTTCACCCCCGCAGTACCCGCAACCGCCCGGCGCTCGCCGCCGTGCTGGTCGCCGCCCTGGCCTTCGGCACGACAGCCCTGGCGCAGTCACCCGGCTACACCTATACCCCCGACGTCGGACAGGCCGGCAAGGATGTGGTCTGGGTCCCGACGCCGCAACCGGTCGTGGACAAGATGCTGGAACTGGCCAACATCACCCCGAAGGACACCGTGCTGGATCTGGGGTCGGGGGACGGGCGCACCGTCATCACGGCAGCCAAACGCGGGGTGAAAGCCCATGGCGTCGAATACAACCCCGACATGGCCGCCCTGGCCCGCGCCAACGCCGACAAGGAAGGCGTGTCGAAGATGGCGACCTTCCAGACCGCCGACCTGTTCGAGATCGACCTGTCGCAAGCCACGGTCATCACCATGTTCCTGTTGCCCACGATCAACGAGCGGCTGCGTCCCAAGCTGCTTGAACTGCCGGCCGGCACGCGCGTCGTCTCCAACTCCTTCCCCATGGGCGACTGGAAGCCTGACCGTTCCGAAACCGTCAGCCAGGGCTGCTCCAACTACTGCACGGCCCTGATGTGGGTGGTGCCCGCCAAGGCGGCCGGCACATGGCAGCTGGACGGCCAGCGCCTGACATTGAAGCAATCGTTCCAGAACCTGGAAGGCACGCTGGGCACGAATGCGATCAGCGACGCCAAGCTGGAAGGCAAGAAAATCGCCTTCACTTCCAATGGCATCCGCTACGAAGGCATGGTCGAAGGCAATGCCATGACCGGCACCGCCGGCGGCGGCAAGAGCTGGTCGGCACGGAAGAGCTGA
- the mqo gene encoding malate dehydrogenase (quinone): MLKRMIPAMLGLVASVAVLPLHAAETKKVDVLLIGGGIMSSTLGVLLHELEPGWSMEMVERLDKVAMESSNGWNNAGTGHSALAELNYTPQDKTGKVDISKAIEINEAFQVSRQFWSSQVNRNVLKNPRTFINSTPHMSFVWGDEDIAFLRKRYEALKASPLFAGMQYSEDPEQIKKWVPLMMEGRDPAQKIAATWTPIGTDVNFGEITRQFVGHLEGTPNFSLKTSSDVKDITRNKDGTWRVEYKNLKDGQTSQTDAKFVFIGAGGGALHLLQKSGIPEAKDYAGFPVGGSFLVTENATVAQQHLAKAYGKAAVGAPPMSVPHLDTRVLDGKRVILFGPFATFSTKFLKEGSYLDLLTSTTMHNVWPMMRVGVAQYPLVEYLAGQLMQSDDDRFNALKEYFPNAKKEDWRLWQAGQRVQVIKRDKEKGGVLKLGTEIVTSADGSIAGLLGASPGASTAAPIMLDLVGKVFKDKVASPDWQAKLRDLVPSYGTTLNGSPARVQQEWNATASTLQLTTPPTIDLTPPPAPPTGNVPQRKKEQTDADLAL, encoded by the coding sequence ATGTTGAAGCGAATGATCCCGGCCATGCTGGGCCTGGTTGCGTCGGTGGCCGTCCTGCCGCTGCATGCGGCCGAAACCAAGAAGGTCGATGTGCTCCTGATCGGCGGAGGCATCATGAGTTCCACCCTGGGCGTCCTGCTGCACGAACTGGAGCCGGGCTGGAGCATGGAAATGGTCGAGCGCCTGGACAAGGTCGCCATGGAAAGCTCGAACGGCTGGAACAATGCCGGCACCGGCCATTCGGCACTGGCCGAACTGAATTACACCCCGCAAGACAAGACCGGCAAGGTCGACATCTCCAAGGCCATCGAGATCAACGAAGCCTTCCAGGTGTCCCGCCAGTTCTGGTCGTCGCAGGTGAACCGCAACGTCCTGAAGAACCCGCGCACCTTCATCAACTCGACGCCGCACATGAGCTTCGTCTGGGGAGATGAAGACATCGCGTTCCTGCGCAAGCGCTACGAGGCCCTGAAGGCCAGCCCCCTGTTCGCGGGCATGCAATATTCCGAAGACCCGGAGCAGATCAAGAAGTGGGTCCCGCTGATGATGGAAGGCCGTGACCCCGCGCAGAAGATCGCCGCGACCTGGACGCCCATCGGCACCGACGTCAACTTTGGCGAGATCACCCGCCAATTCGTTGGCCACCTTGAAGGCACGCCCAACTTTTCGCTCAAGACGTCCAGCGACGTGAAGGACATCACGCGCAACAAGGACGGCACGTGGCGGGTCGAATACAAGAACCTGAAAGACGGCCAGACCTCGCAGACCGACGCCAAGTTCGTGTTCATCGGCGCGGGCGGCGGCGCGCTGCACCTGCTGCAGAAGTCCGGCATTCCGGAAGCCAAGGACTACGCCGGCTTCCCGGTTGGCGGCTCGTTCCTGGTGACCGAGAACGCCACCGTGGCCCAGCAGCATCTGGCCAAGGCCTACGGCAAGGCCGCCGTGGGTGCGCCCCCGATGTCGGTGCCCCACCTGGATACGCGTGTGCTCGACGGCAAGCGCGTGATCCTGTTCGGCCCCTTCGCGACCTTCTCGACCAAGTTCCTGAAGGAAGGCTCGTACCTGGACTTGTTGACAAGCACAACGATGCACAACGTCTGGCCCATGATGCGCGTGGGCGTGGCGCAGTATCCGCTGGTCGAATACCTGGCCGGTCAGCTCATGCAATCCGATGATGACCGCTTCAACGCCCTGAAGGAATACTTCCCGAATGCGAAGAAGGAAGACTGGCGCCTGTGGCAAGCCGGTCAGCGTGTGCAGGTCATCAAGCGCGACAAGGAAAAGGGTGGCGTGCTCAAGCTCGGCACCGAGATCGTGACGTCGGCCGACGGCAGCATCGCCGGCCTGCTGGGCGCCTCGCCCGGTGCGTCGACCGCCGCCCCGATCATGCTCGACCTGGTTGGCAAGGTCTTCAAGGACAAGGTCGCCTCGCCCGACTGGCAAGCCAAGCTGCGTGACCTGGTGCCCAGCTACGGCACGACGCTGAATGGCAGCCCGGCCCGCGTGCAACAGGAATGGAACGCGACCGCGTCCACCCTGCAACTGACGACGCCGCCCACCATCGACCTGACCCCGCCGCCCGCACCGCCCACCGGCAACGTGCCGCAGCGCAAGAAAGAGCAGACCGACGCCGACCTGGCGTTGTGA
- a CDS encoding cupin domain-containing protein, translated as MSSPAAPQDVPGHTHIVRPADMPWQATRFPGCEIKVLLFDAASGLLTSLMRFAPGATLPDHEHVLIEQTYLLEGSLVDLEGPAEGVAVGPGEFVWREPGSRHSAWSPDGCVTLAMFQVPNKFYEKDGQVVDMAGRAWDAIWGKRG; from the coding sequence ATGTCATCGCCAGCCGCGCCGCAAGACGTTCCCGGACATACCCACATCGTTCGTCCTGCCGACATGCCGTGGCAGGCGACGCGCTTTCCGGGCTGTGAGATCAAGGTTCTGCTGTTCGATGCCGCATCGGGCCTGCTGACCTCGCTGATGCGCTTCGCGCCGGGCGCGACCCTGCCCGACCACGAGCATGTGCTGATCGAACAGACGTATCTGCTGGAAGGATCCCTGGTGGATCTGGAAGGCCCGGCCGAGGGCGTTGCCGTGGGCCCCGGCGAGTTCGTCTGGCGCGAACCCGGCAGCCGGCACTCCGCGTGGTCACCCGATGGCTGCGTGACCCTGGCGATGTTCCAGGTGCCCAACAAGTTCTACGAGAAAGACGGCCAGGTCGTGGACATGGCCGGCCGCGCCTGGGACGCGATCTGGGGGAAGCGGGGGTAG